From the Nostoc sp. PCC 7107 genome, the window GGGGTAGGTAGTGTCTATCGTCAAGGATATATTGCTACTCAAAAAGCAGTGACAGTGAGGGTGCGGATTGCTAACAGCCGAGGTTATTTAACGATTAAAAGCCCTAGTGTAAATTATTCGCGGGCTGAATTTGAGTACGAAGTTCCCCTGGCTGATGCTCAAGAAATGTTGGATACATTATGCGATCGCCCATTAATTGAAAAAGTGCGATATAAGGTAAAATTGGGTGATTTAACTTGGGAAATTGACGAGTTTGATGGTGACAATAAAGGATTGATAGTGGCAGAAGTTGAACTGAGCAATGAAAAACAACAAATTGAACTACCAGAATGGATTGGTGAAGAAGTTTCTCATGAAAGTAGGTATTTCAATAGTAATTTAGCAAGATTTCCCTTTTCAAAATGGTAAATTTCATCCTGTTGAGGGTTAACAAAAGAAATTATTTAATTAGCTCCTCTAAAGATGGGAACAGCATTTTCTCTGCTTGATTGCGATCGCCACATTCTGCTGTTGGTAAATTACACATACAAGCAGCATTCGTAATGTCGGTAATTTGACCGCGCAAGCATTGAACACTCTGAATTAATAGATAAGCCGCAAAACAAGCAATCAGTACCGCTACTAATAAACTGATGACTCCATCCGCCCATGTCCAATTTAACCAAATAACTGCGATCGCCGCTAACACCGCACCAACGGAACTGGCGACATCAGCCAACAGATGTAGAAAAGCACCTCTGATATTTAGGTCTTGATGACTGCATCCATGTAGATAAAAAGCGTTAAAGCTGTTAATTCCCAAGCCAATCAAGGCGGTTGTCAACATGGGTAAACCCAGAATCTCAATATCGGGAGATTGCAGCCTTACCAAAGCTTCTTTGATAATCCAGCCAGCAACACAAGCTAAACTGATCCCATTTACCAAAGCTGCCAAAATATCTAATCGATAGCGTCCAAATATATTGTGTTTGGATATGGATTGAGATAGCCAGGATGCAGTTAGTGCTAAACCCAACGCTCCTACATCCGTGAGAATGTGTTCAGCGTCTGCTAATAGAGACAAACTGTGGCTCCAAATTCCTACACTCAATTCCACACAAAAAAAGACACTGAGTAAAACTAAAGCAGTCCACAAAGCCTGAAATTTTTGCTTTACCTGGCTTGATTGCATTAAATCTGACCTGATACACCTACTGGAGTTTATCTCCAATAATAAGCTATAGCAGAAGGCAGAGAGCAGCGCGTTGCGGGGGTTCCCCCCGTTGTAGCGACTGCGGAGAGGCAGGAGGAAAAGTTTTACTATTCCTGGCATTCAAGCTTTCAAGTTCTCCTAACATATCTGACTACTGCTATATCAGTCACATACTCCCCGACTGAAAGCATCATTCTCAGATACCTTAATACCTGGATATGTTCCCATTTAATGTACCAGTATCAAGGTTAAGGGTTGAGTAAATCAGATTTAATGAAGGGTAAACGCTAGTAAAAACTTGTAGAGTTTATGTAATAATTATTATCATTATCATAAAATGTGGCGATCGCATCAATTAAGCTTGAGAAAATCGCCACATCACAAAAAATTAGCCAAATATTTTGACTAAGTTGAGAAAATACACAGTTGCTTATCTGTCATAACGATCATTTCGATCATTTCGGTTATATCTGTCGTCTCTGTCATATCTGTCGTTTCTGTCATATCTGTCGTTTCGGTTATATCTGTCATTTCGGTCATAGCGATCGTTTCTGTCATTTCTGTCGTTTCTGTTATTGCCAACTGCAAACTCAGCGCGGCAACCATTTCGCACCCAAACCCGATTTCCTCTAAAACCCCAATTGTCCCGACAACTGGCGTTAGACAATTGCCTCACAAATCTGACTCTACCTCTACCGGGTACAGAACAAGTATTTCGCTGATTATTCTGGCTGGCACAAGTTATAATCTCCTGGGCTGAAGCCGGGGTGGCAAAGCCTAAAAGTGTCCCGATGCTAACGCTGGCAGCCATAAAGGTAGCTGCAATGATAGGAAAACGTATAACCATATCAACTATTAAACTTCTTCAAGAGCTTTCAACAAGAACTATAGTCATTGTAGCGAATTCCATTAATAGGCAATTGTGCTATAAAAGTTAGCTGCAAAGAATATTTGCATTCTGAAAAGCAGAAACTTTGCTAGGTAGGTATCAGTCTATATCTAAGC encodes:
- a CDS encoding cation diffusion facilitator family transporter; this encodes MQSSQVKQKFQALWTALVLLSVFFCVELSVGIWSHSLSLLADAEHILTDVGALGLALTASWLSQSISKHNIFGRYRLDILAALVNGISLACVAGWIIKEALVRLQSPDIEILGLPMLTTALIGLGINSFNAFYLHGCSHQDLNIRGAFLHLLADVASSVGAVLAAIAVIWLNWTWADGVISLLVAVLIACFAAYLLIQSVQCLRGQITDITNAACMCNLPTAECGDRNQAEKMLFPSLEELIK
- a CDS encoding DUF3011 domain-containing protein, which translates into the protein MVIRFPIIAATFMAASVSIGTLLGFATPASAQEIITCASQNNQRNTCSVPGRGRVRFVRQLSNASCRDNWGFRGNRVWVRNGCRAEFAVGNNRNDRNDRNDRYDRNDRYNRNDRYDRNDRYDRDDRYNRNDRNDRYDR
- a CDS encoding CYTH domain-containing protein, with product MAKEIERKFLVKGDGWRNLGVGSVYRQGYIATQKAVTVRVRIANSRGYLTIKSPSVNYSRAEFEYEVPLADAQEMLDTLCDRPLIEKVRYKVKLGDLTWEIDEFDGDNKGLIVAEVELSNEKQQIELPEWIGEEVSHESRYFNSNLARFPFSKW